CAGCGCGCGGGTGACGATCTTGTTGCCCTTGATGAAATAGGCGTTGTTGCTGGTGCCTTCGGTCACAAACCCGTCCTGTACCATCCAGGCATCGTCGGCACCGGCTTTCTTGGCCATCATCTTGCCCAGCGACGGATACAGCAGCTGCACCGTCTTGATGTCGCGACGGCCCCACCGCAGATCGTCGACCGAGATGATCTTCATCCCCGTTTTCGCCGCCGGGCTGTCGGCCAGGCCCGGCTTGTTCTGGGTGAACAGCACCACGGTCGGCGCGGTGTCTTCGGGCGGAAAGGCGAAATCGCGGTCACCCGGCGCGCCGCGGGTGATCTGCAGATAGACCAGCCCCTCGTCGATGTCGTTCAGGCGCACCAGTTCGCGGTGGATCTCGAGCAGATCGTCAAAGCAATCGGGCTTGCGCATGTCCAGTTCGTTCAGCGATCGCTCCAGCCGCTTGGCATGGCCGGCGAAATCGATCAGCTTGCCGTCCAGAACGCTGGTCACCTCGTAGACCCCGTCGGCCATCAGGAAGGCGCGGTCGAAGATCGACACCTTGGCCTCGGTCTCGGGCAGGTACTCTCCGTTCACGTACACGGTGCGGGTCATGGGCGCGGCTCCTTGGACTGTCGGTTCCTGTCTTGTGGCGTCGCGGCGGCGGCGTCAAGGCGCAGGCGCGGGCGATGCGCCCAGTCGCGTCATCCTGTCCGGGTGCAGACGCCCCCTGTCCA
This sequence is a window from Thalassococcus arenae. Protein-coding genes within it:
- a CDS encoding D-amino-acid transaminase codes for the protein MTRTVYVNGEYLPETEAKVSIFDRAFLMADGVYEVTSVLDGKLIDFAGHAKRLERSLNELDMRKPDCFDDLLEIHRELVRLNDIDEGLVYLQITRGAPGDRDFAFPPEDTAPTVVLFTQNKPGLADSPAAKTGMKIISVDDLRWGRRDIKTVQLLYPSLGKMMAKKAGADDAWMVQDGFVTEGTSNNAYFIKGNKIVTRALSNDILHGITRAAVLRFAREAQMEVEERNFTIAEAQAADEAFITSASAFVMPVVEIDGVALGDGTPGKRVARLREIYLDESRKAAV